One Pseudonocardia abyssalis DNA segment encodes these proteins:
- a CDS encoding histidine phosphatase family protein, whose protein sequence is MTLRQLVLLRHGQTDHNASGRMQGHHDSRLTAVGFAQAEVVAPEVARLKPARLISSDLRRAADTAGVVAAACGLSVEIDPRLRETHLGDWQGRTVEEIEAKWPGAIATWRQDPSWAPPGGESRIEVVRRTTPVVDELDDSMADGPESSTAVLVAHGGMIAGLVCGLLAMPIESWPAIGGIGNCRWAALARRADHPRWRLVGYNMGTEG, encoded by the coding sequence AGACCGACCACAACGCCAGCGGCCGGATGCAGGGCCACCACGACTCCCGCCTCACGGCCGTGGGGTTCGCGCAGGCCGAGGTCGTCGCCCCCGAGGTCGCCCGGCTCAAGCCCGCCCGTCTGATCAGCTCCGACCTGCGCCGGGCCGCCGACACCGCCGGGGTCGTCGCGGCGGCCTGCGGTCTGTCCGTCGAGATCGACCCGCGGCTGCGGGAGACGCACCTGGGCGACTGGCAGGGCCGCACGGTCGAGGAGATCGAGGCGAAGTGGCCCGGGGCGATCGCCACCTGGCGCCAGGACCCGTCCTGGGCGCCGCCCGGCGGAGAGTCGCGGATCGAGGTCGTGCGCCGCACCACCCCCGTCGTCGACGAGCTGGACGACTCGATGGCCGACGGCCCCGAGTCCTCGACGGCGGTGCTGGTCGCGCACGGCGGGATGATCGCCGGGCTGGTCTGCGGGCTGCTCGCGATGCCGATCGAGTCGTGGCCCGCGATCGGGGGCATCGGCAACTGCCGCTGGGCCGCCCTCGCCCGCCGCGCCGACCACCCGCGCTGGCGCCTCGTCGGCTACAACATGGGCACCGAGGGGTGA
- the octT gene encoding diglucosylglycerate octanoyltransferase, which translates to MSDGPRLLVFGDSLSFHGPDRAEPADDPRLWPNVAAAELGGHADLVAGIGWTARHAWHALTTDPHVWTLLPHVDALVFGIGGMDTLPSPLPTALRELIPVVRPEALRRRVRSGYLRAQPRLARAFARTLPGGGPVALPPHLTVSYLDRCREAVLAIRPGIPVIASVPPVHRAAVYGAVHPGRPAAERAIRAWAGPAGVSLLDLRALVGDHVLGGHGNPDGMHWGWAGHAAVGRACAETVRALVP; encoded by the coding sequence GTGAGCGACGGTCCGCGGCTGCTGGTGTTCGGCGACTCGCTGAGCTTCCACGGCCCGGACCGCGCCGAGCCCGCCGACGACCCCCGCCTGTGGCCCAACGTCGCCGCCGCCGAGCTGGGCGGACACGCCGACCTCGTCGCCGGCATCGGCTGGACGGCTCGCCACGCCTGGCACGCACTGACGACCGACCCGCACGTCTGGACGCTGCTGCCGCACGTCGACGCGCTGGTGTTCGGGATCGGCGGGATGGACACGCTGCCGTCGCCGCTGCCGACCGCGCTGCGGGAGCTGATCCCCGTCGTGCGGCCCGAGGCGCTGCGCCGCCGGGTCCGCTCCGGGTACCTGCGTGCGCAGCCGCGGCTCGCACGGGCGTTCGCGCGGACCCTGCCCGGCGGCGGGCCGGTGGCGCTGCCGCCGCACCTCACCGTCTCCTACCTGGACCGCTGCCGCGAGGCCGTACTGGCGATCCGGCCCGGCATCCCCGTGATCGCGTCGGTGCCACCGGTGCACCGCGCCGCCGTCTACGGGGCGGTGCACCCTGGCCGCCCCGCGGCCGAGCGTGCGATCCGGGCGTGGGCGGGACCGGCGGGGGTGTCGCTGCTCGACCTGCGCGCGCTCGTCGGCGACCATGTGCTGGGCGGGCACGGCAATCCCGACGGCATGCACTGGGGCTGGGCGGGGCACGCCGCGGTCGGCCGGGCCTGTGCGGAGACCGTCCGCGCGCTCGTGCCCTAG
- a CDS encoding helix-hairpin-helix domain-containing protein, with product MARREPPGGRLASALGAPGPPERMPPDGTWPPALRDPGGSGQDPPTVPLLPAGRYPPAGGPAPRWSPGGRAGRDPLHTDEPVPVDDPLPVDDPLPVDDPLPGGAPWAARDGGVAAPPGRSGLRARIVDAVVPAAWREARVDPGRPGAKALALVAALAAVVAAVGVWMDRPRTEPVAALPAVVVTDAPEAPATTEPAEPAGPLVLSVSGKVARPGLIELPGGSRVADALEAAGGALPGTDLSALNLARRVVDGEQIAVGVPPAPDAAPVAGGGTGAAAGQGTSTGGPIDLNTATESQLDALPGVGPVTARRILEWRGRNGRFTRVEQLREIEGIGERRFAQLRELVVV from the coding sequence GTGGCCAGACGCGAACCCCCCGGTGGCCGGCTCGCCTCGGCGCTCGGGGCGCCGGGCCCGCCCGAGCGCATGCCGCCGGACGGCACGTGGCCGCCGGCGCTCCGTGACCCGGGCGGGTCCGGGCAGGATCCGCCGACGGTGCCGCTGCTGCCGGCCGGTCGGTACCCACCGGCCGGTGGGCCCGCGCCGCGGTGGTCGCCGGGTGGCCGCGCGGGTCGCGATCCCCTGCACACCGATGAGCCCGTACCCGTCGACGACCCCCTGCCCGTCGACGACCCCCTGCCCGTCGACGACCCCCTGCCCGGCGGCGCCCCGTGGGCGGCGCGGGACGGCGGTGTCGCGGCCCCACCCGGCCGGTCGGGTCTGCGGGCGCGGATCGTGGACGCGGTCGTCCCGGCCGCCTGGCGCGAGGCGCGGGTCGACCCCGGCCGGCCCGGGGCGAAGGCGTTGGCGCTGGTCGCCGCCCTGGCCGCGGTGGTCGCGGCGGTGGGGGTGTGGATGGACCGGCCGCGCACCGAACCGGTCGCGGCCCTCCCCGCGGTCGTGGTCACCGACGCCCCCGAGGCCCCGGCCACCACGGAGCCGGCGGAACCCGCGGGTCCGCTGGTGCTCAGCGTGTCGGGCAAGGTCGCCCGGCCCGGCCTGATCGAGCTCCCCGGCGGCTCCCGCGTCGCCGACGCGCTCGAGGCCGCGGGCGGGGCCCTGCCCGGCACCGACCTGTCCGCGCTCAACCTGGCCCGCCGCGTCGTCGACGGCGAGCAGATCGCGGTCGGCGTACCCCCGGCCCCGGACGCGGCCCCGGTGGCCGGCGGCGGCACCGGCGCGGCAGCGGGGCAGGGCACGTCCACCGGCGGCCCGATCGACCTCAACACCGCCACCGAGTCCCAGCTCGACGCCCTGCCCGGCGTCGGACCGGTCACCGCCCGGCGGATCCTGGAGTGGCGCGGGCGCAACGGGCGCTTCACCCGTGTCGAGCAGCTGCGCGAGATCGAGGGCATCGGCGAGCGGCGGTTCGCCCAGCTCCGCGAGCTGGTGGTCGTGTGA
- a CDS encoding DegV family protein encodes MSVSVVTDSTAYLPPGVAASRGVRVVPLEVRLGGRAGREGVDIDTATLSAALADHRVDVQTSRPTPAQFAACYREALDAGARSVVSVHLSRELSGTWEAARMAAEEVGPDRVRVVDSRAAAMGLGYAVLAAVDAAEAGRSGAEVEAAAADVAARCRVFFSVDTLDRLRRGGRIGAAAAMLGTALAVKPLLHVVQGRIVPLEKVRTTARAAQRLVDLAVRAAGDGPVDLAVHHLGAAARAEEVAARLRERVPAVARLLVSEVGAVIGAHVGLGLLGVVVVPQDPPRDG; translated from the coding sequence GTGTCCGTTTCCGTGGTGACCGACTCCACCGCCTACCTCCCACCCGGGGTCGCCGCCTCGCGCGGGGTGCGCGTGGTGCCGCTGGAGGTGCGGCTCGGTGGGCGCGCCGGTCGTGAGGGCGTCGACATCGACACCGCGACGCTCTCCGCCGCGCTCGCCGACCACCGCGTCGACGTGCAGACCTCCCGCCCGACGCCCGCCCAGTTCGCCGCCTGCTACCGCGAGGCCCTCGACGCGGGTGCGCGGTCCGTGGTGTCGGTGCACCTGTCGCGGGAGCTGTCCGGGACGTGGGAGGCGGCCCGGATGGCGGCCGAGGAGGTCGGGCCCGACCGGGTGCGGGTCGTCGACTCCCGGGCGGCCGCGATGGGCCTCGGGTACGCCGTGCTGGCGGCCGTCGACGCCGCGGAGGCCGGCCGGTCCGGTGCCGAGGTCGAGGCCGCCGCGGCCGACGTCGCCGCGCGGTGCCGGGTGTTCTTCTCCGTCGACACCCTCGACCGGCTCCGCCGCGGCGGCCGCATCGGGGCCGCCGCCGCGATGCTCGGCACCGCACTCGCGGTCAAGCCGCTGCTGCACGTCGTCCAGGGTCGGATCGTGCCGCTGGAGAAGGTGCGCACGACCGCCCGCGCGGCCCAGCGGCTCGTCGACCTCGCGGTGCGCGCGGCCGGCGACGGCCCCGTCGACCTCGCGGTGCACCACCTCGGGGCCGCCGCCCGCGCAGAGGAGGTGGCGGCCCGGCTGCGGGAGCGGGTACCGGCCGTGGCCCGGCTGCTGGTGTCGGAGGTCGGTGCGGTGATCGGGGCCCACGTCGGGCTCGGCCTGCTCGGGGTCGTGGTGGTGCCGCAGGACCCGCCCCGGGACGGCTGA